From Aedes albopictus strain Foshan chromosome 1, AalbF5, whole genome shotgun sequence, one genomic window encodes:
- the LOC109410145 gene encoding uncharacterized protein LOC109410145 isoform X2 translates to MSSGFSSVFKINGVPILPPVMTDEVRAEVARYRQMAVQLEQKLQSLKIDRTIVEDAENVCSKDATVDCDQPKEEDEPCRKPEDVSAVLVRRGSFTLEAPSPGLGKLPQTSTTPLKEKQPELVVDSDEEESPRPRLIRSNSYTLDSPSPLLMKHLHNQSLNIKSSASMGEIETGTGKSHVKKLDFGGGGESVAKKAAKTAHQGVKPKWVSTKKVSPKPLSPVKKYKSPYESAAKALAAATKKKPKQRERSLESPLKRPSKPAESTPLSDCQQRMKEMQAEHERRVKELLKRQEEEQLKLQESFRQQQEELMKMLPMPLLDQIHTSTPLLTSPDESTVGEEEGGDAAKPSFRTLNISSKDFVNNNESQSSIGHASSSRHTVVSSDASRTSLDLENSDELYRTCENNVLSRRASAGGEPSVLSASIRDANGNGPYDDVRNYLETIGQSLQDDDLKQLSRLDTNDRPSYDQQTRIRHQAASLINAYARGYLTRRLFQTGHVQKMVQVIRDTLLFILDLHHERHSARQQVRSPADVQLKRTLLQQLTSACYQLHEVFFETTVPQRMAIIRRDRDALRRKLENRPRTAGSVGSTVSSRSSVSNSSAATATKKQTNAYRKLQMCSFKY, encoded by the exons ATGTCCTCCGGTTTTAGTTCCGTGTTCAAAATCAACGGCGTACCGATTCTTCCACCGGTG ATGACCGACGAGGTTCGAGCGGAAGTGGCTCGCTATCGTCAGATGGCTGTGCAGCTCGAACAGAAGCTTCAGAGTTTGAAAATTGATCGGACGATTGTTGAAGATGCTGAAAATGTTTGCTCCAAGGACGCCACAGTCGATTGCGATCAACCGAAAGAAGAAGACGAACCATGTCGGAAGCCAGAGGATGTCTCCGCCGTTCTCGTTCGAAGAGGCTCGTTCACTTTGGAAGCACCAAGTCCGGGACTGGGAAAGCTGCCACAAACCTCCACAACGCCCCTAAAGGAGAAACAACCGGAGTTGGTTGTCGATTCGGACGAGGAGGAGTCCCCCAGACCACGATTGATCCGTTCCAATTCGTACACCCTGGACAGTCCGAGTCCACTGCTGATGAAGCATCTGCACAATCAAAGTCTAAACATCAAGAGTTCCGCCTCGATGGGGGAAATTGAAACCGGCACGGGCAAATCCCACGTGAAGAAATTGGATTTTGGCGGTGGGGGTGAATCAGTGGCCAAGAAAGCTGCCAAGACTGCCCACCAGGGAGTCAAACCGAAATGGGTGTCCACTAAGAAGGTCTCACCGAAACCGCTGAGTCCGGTCAAGAAGTATAAAAGCCCTTATGAGTCGGCGGCGAAGGCGTTAGCTGCTGCTACCAAGAAGAAGCCTAAACAGCGGGAACGCTCTCTGGAAAGTCCGCTGAAGAGACCGAGCAAACCAGCGGAATCGACGCCCCTAAGCGATTGCCAGCAGCGAATGAAGGAAATGCAAGCCGAGCACGAAAGGCGAGTCAAAGAGTTGCTCAAGCGGCAGGAAGAAGAGCAACTCAAACTGCAGGAAAGCTTTCGCCAACAGCAGGAAGAGCTCATGAAGATGCTCCCGATGCCCTTGCTAGACCAAATCCACACCTCGACCCCGTTACTCACGAGCCCGGATGAATCGACAGTCGGGGAAGAAGAAGGAGGAGATGCGGCCAAACCGTCTTTTAGGACGTTGAACATCAGCTCGAAGGATTTCGTTAACAACAATGAGTCCCAGTCCAGCATTGGGCATGCTTCGTCCTCGAGGCATACCGTCGTGTCTTCCGATGCCAGTCGAACCAGTTTGGATTTGGAAAATTCCGACGAACTGTATCGAACATGTGAGAACAATGTGCTCAGTCGTCGGGCGTCGGCCGGAGGTGAACCAAG TGTTTTGTCCGCTTCTATTCGGGATGCCAACGGCAATGGCCCATACGATGACGTCCGTAACTACCTGGAAACCATTGGCCAATCTCTACAGGATGACGATCTTAAACAGTTGTCCCGGCTGGACACCAACGATCGACCTTCGTACGACCAACAGACCCGCATTCGTCACCAAGCGGCCAGTTTGATCAATGCCTACGCTCGAGGTTATCTCACCCGAAGGCTGTTCCAAACCGGCCATGTGCAGAAAATGGTTCAGGTCATTCGTGACACGTTGCTTTTCATACTGGATCTTCATCACGAACGGCACTCGGCTCGTCAACAAGTCCGAAGTCCAGCAGATGTTCAGCTGAAGCGCACTCTCCTGCAGCAACTCACATCGGCATGCTACCAGCTGCACGAGGTATTCTTCGAAACCACCGTTCCGCAACGGATGGCCATCATTCGGCGGGATCGAGATGCGTTGCGAAGGAAGTTGGAGAATCGTCCCCGGACGGCCGGCTCAGTAGGATCGACCGTGTCGAGTCGCTCTTCGGTCAGCAACAGCAGTGCCGCCACTGCGACCAAGAAGCAAACGAACGCTTATCGGAAGCTGCAGATGTGTTCATT